In Lolium perenne isolate Kyuss_39 chromosome 5, Kyuss_2.0, whole genome shotgun sequence, the sequence GCTGTGACTTCAAGCAAcctaaaaaaaagagaaaaccaAACTTCAAAACACAAGCGCCCATATCAGATGGCTGTACCATCGACTGAGATTTATTCTCAGGCGACCGGAAATTAGGAAATCCGTTTTTTCTTAACCAACCAAAAACGCAACACCAAACTCAGAATAAGATACGATGCAAAGTAAACGCTCGGACCTATTCCATCAACTCCAGGACGGAAAGCTAATCCACAACCGGGCCCGGTCACAGCGAGACATGAAATACCCGCCACGTCGAGCCGTCCGTGCAACGACGCGCCGGACTGCCGGAGCTCGGCGGTAGAGGCGTGGGCGTTGGCAACGCTGTCGGGGGAAGAGGCGAAGGCGGGAGCGGCGCGGCCACGGCGACAGGgctctcggcggcggcggcagcgtggGCGGCTGCAACGTCGGCATGGGAGGCGGGGGTGACGGCGACGGAGGAGGCGGGGGCGGCGTGGCCACGGAAACGGCAACGGAAACGGAGAACTTCATGCCGCCGAAGCAGTGTCCGGGGGCGTTGCACAGGAAGTAGGTAGTCCCCCGGCGCTGCGAGGTCGACGACGTCGCTCCCCGACGCCCACATGCGCACCGTCTGCCCCGCCGCCGGCTGGCACGTCCGGAATGCGTTCTGGGTCACCTGGTAAACGTCGTGCAGCACCGGCACGTAGTTGAACGCTGCAACGACCAGTAGATATGTCGATGAGTTACACGTTGTCATCTCGTGCTGGATGGAGATCGACTCTAGCTAGACACAGAGAGTTGCAGCGGCGTACGAACGTACCGAGCGTGTCGCCGGCGGTGAAGTTGTACTGCTGCGACAATGCGTCGTAGTTGGGGCCGATGGTCCACCCATCGGATGCGCCCACCGTGTACTTTGTCGCGCCGCCGTCGAGCGTGGAGACGCGGCGGCAAGGAGAAGCAGTAGGATGGCGGTGGCGGCATGATTCGCTGGGACTAGCTAGATAGGGGACGGCGACTTTGGACTTTTTGGGCATGTTTTATAGGTTGCTTTTGCATCCCGGGATAGCTGCAAGTTGCAACGCTGGCTTGGTCGTTATCGCTAATTTCACTTGCCAACCTGCATGGCTTAATTAAGCTTGCTTTTTTTCTCTCTCTCGAAAATAAGAAACAGTATGAGATTATGGTCTTGCATATGCACAAATAGGGAAATTTGGATTCAAACATGTTGTTATTAAATTACTAGGATTTTAATCCAAAGAACGTTTCCGGTTAAGCGTACCTCAGACTCAAATGGTTACGATCATCAtactttttttgtttgttttgattGTGCACCTTTCTATGTTCGAGTTTCATATTTTTTCCCGTAAGATCTCAGGATCAGTAGAAATCATCTTTCCTGACTTACTCATAGAGAAGCTAATATATTTTCTCATTTCCGAAAAACTTAGCAACTAACCGTATTGCTTTAGAAAAAAACGTAAGTTTAAGCTCAAGATTAATGTGCctattatccccccaacattttaCAAAACTTACAAATATGTTTGTTGATAGTATTTAGAAAATGTGTGCACACAAGCCTTGTTGGCTGCATATCCAAAGAATGTTGGGCTGGTGGCCCAAATTTTGAGTCCAGGGGCCCTAAGACCAGTTTAGTATTTTCGGCCTCGCGCAACACTTCTTACCAAGTGTGAGCTTTTTTGTTTCTGTAGTTCAAAACATTCTACTCCAGGCAAAGAAGTAAAGTAACATAGGAATTCCAATTTCATGTAGCATGATAAATCATACTGTAAACTGAAAATGCAAGAATGTGTAACATAACTTACCTAATTGCACTGCAAAATAAAATGTGGACACTTTTCTAAAAAACCATCTATATGTCATGGTTGTCATAGAAACAAAAAAAACTTATAGGAGATTCGGCTCAACAAAAGTATGCGTTGAAATTGCATACACTATGGACAACGGAAATAATTCCTACAAAACAAAATAGGTCTTGTAATAAAAATTAAGGGACACAATTTTTCGAAAATTATATACAATTCCTTCAAACAAAGAATGACATGACTGTCACAAATCATTTATGTACTTACATTTATCTCTTCCAATCCAAATGATGATGAAAAATAAACTAATCGTTGTTTCATTTGAAATCCATAAGTTTGGAGTGGGGTATATGACAAGACCCTTGTCAAATAGAAGGGATGGTGCAATATCACCCACATGATCATTTTTTTAAAGCATGAGAGGAGGGCTAGGCTATTTCATGTGAAGGCTTGTGCCATATTGTTATTTAAAATTTTCCTAACATAATTGTAGAGAAAAAAGTATATTTTCCATAGTTCCAATCTATTATTCTGGAGAGTTGAACATGGCCCTATAATTCCTGCGTCATGGCTCTTAAAGCGCTTGGAGCTTAGAGGTGGCTACCTGACAAGTAGAAGCGGAGCAAGatgagaagaccattaggttAACTCTATATTTCGTGGTCTAATATTTTACTAATGATCAATCATAAAGAATAACCTATGAAGGTTTGATGAATCTCAACCCAAATGGTGTGTATTCGTGTACATGCTTTACCCCTGCGAGTAAGCGGCTCGGATGAGAGGCTCACACACATTTGGAAAGTTGTGTTGGCGCATACGTTCTGGAAGTTTAGAAGCAAAGTGTTGGAAAGCTAAACATTTGTTAGATTGTCCATCGAGCTTCATCCATGTTTGCAGAATTCTCAACCCAAAAACATAAGTTACAAAGTTTTCTGTTGATCCCATCCGTTACATGTTCTGTAGAAAACAAAAGATTTCACTTTTCTGCTATGAATCAACGGAGGAGAGAACACCGTGCTAGAGCGGTGTCCATCATCCCCATGACATTTTTCTGGGTCGCTATCTGCCATTCCACGTGTAATTTTGTGTTAGCGACCAACCTAACATTTGGATCTTATCTGCATTAATCTCCCAATACAATCTCTACATCGTAAATGTTGAGTGCCGGGAAAGCAAGCGTCGTCATTGTAGAATACACACGCCACAACCGCCCAAAACACGTACGTTGTACTCCACTTTTTCTTCTGAAATTAATAatagagatatatttcttatatcCAAAAAAATAATTTAGAGcaccaaaataaaaataaacaattTGGCAGTGAAGCAAAGTTGTTTCCTGAAACCTAAAAAAATCACAATAATGAATTAAAAAAATGCATGAATCACCAAGCCAGACATCTTCCCACAATTTCCACCATTATCATTACCAATCTTCCATCTATGTATATATAGTACATCTTAGAGAATAACATTTGGCCCTTAGGAAGATGTATATTTGTAATAGAATTATTTTCGTTCTAGCCAATGTAACATAATCTAAAATATATCTATTTGCTTAATCAAACTTGAAAAACAAAATACTAGCAATCCAGTAAAAATTGATTGAACTCCTTAGTTCTCCATAGGCAACATTGTTTTTCTAGCAAACTAACCGCCAGATTGTGCTATGATGGTGTGTCAGCTGCCAATCTGGGCCATGTCACCAAGAACATATATAGTTATAGGTAGAAAGCTACTCCgtttctttatttatttttctCCCCGCTATAGCTAGAACCTGCGTTTTCGAAGCACAAGTTATCAAATTATAAGGTATTTGTATGTTGTAACTAACACACCACCATAGCACACTTACCATATAGCCGGTTCCAAGGAGCCATCGTCCCTACACCGATCGATCACACAGTCTAGGTAGCGCTGAGAATTATCATGCATGCATCGTCCATGCTAGATCTTGCAGACGCAATGAACTGCTTTGAGGTGCAAATTAATGTGCAATGCCCGCTTGCCTCCCTACGAACTTCCAGATGATCGATCTTACTGAATGATCTAACTAGACTATGATGAAACCGAGAGCTCATCGTCGCTCACTCTGTGGCTCACATGCGCACCACCCCATTGATCAAATGACGATCTGGTTGTGTTGGGAAATTAACCATTCCATTCGCCCCCACCATTGTCTCTGGCTCTACTGCAGATGCTCCGCATCTCGTCTTGGAAGTTGGAACTGAACTCGCCTAGATAGATCGATTTAAAATAACACGGCTTGCATCGGAGCAAGCTATGATCGCCGGAGCCGGCCGGCAGCTCCGGCTCTGGCACCGTTTCTGCCGATCTGCAGTCCAATGTAAACAATTCTGATCAGCTGCACGCTGAGAACTGTACCTCCACAGCAGTCTGTGGGTCTTGCCGCTGCCCGACCAAATCCCAAATCAAACAATCACAGCCCAAAATTCACTAGATTGAATGATCGAATCGCACTCACGTGCGGCTCTAAATAGTTAATTGCAAGGACTGCATGCACGCGCGGCGCAATCGAGAATTGGCCTCGCGGCGCGCCGCACAGAGCAGGCGAGCTACCCCACCAAATCCAGGGCCGGAGCTGATTTGATCACGGAGGAGATCGTAGATATGCAGAGGCGACCGACCGAGAATTCGGGTCAGATCCAGCACAGGCGCCTGTCCAGGTACATACACGGTACCAGACTGGAACTAAAATCAGTTCAGAATTCAGAACCCGCCATGGATGAACAGGGACAGAGCTCCAACCAAAGCAAGTCTTATTGAGAAGATGAACCTTTTACAAGCGAGATCGATGGTGACTCCTCTAGTCCTCCACGGCCAGGAGGAAGGAGGGAGGACTGCGAGCTCGAACTACAAGCTACCCCCCAGCAATTACGATAATTACAAGGAGGTTCCTCCCTCTATATATCTCGTCGTctacttcttcttgttcttccggCCGGTGCGCCCTCCAGTTTCCTCCGTCACGGCATAGATCTCCACGATCAGCCGGTAGCGCCTCACCCTGCGCTGCCTCCCGGCAACCTCGTGCTCTTCATCCTCCTCCCAGTCGACGCAACCGCCCAGGGCTACGGCCGGGGCCGGGGCCGGCGCCGGCGGGGCATCCACAGAGCGCGAGGAGTAGGAGCCGCCGGAGCCCACGGGGGCCCGCTGGGCGCCGCCCGGGGTGCCCGAGGACGCGCTGCTCTCGCTGAGTTGGATGAGCTGCTCCGCCACCTCGAGCTCACACGCCGTGAAGGCCTCGGCCGCCAGCGCCCCCTTGATCTTGGGCACCGGCGCCGGGGCCAGAGCCATCTTCGCCCTCGCCGGCTGCGCCTCGCGCTGCAGGGCTTTGATGGTGATAGGTGGATGGGTTGCCGTGGACGCGCCTTGGCTAATTCTGCCTCTCCTCTCTTTTCCCCTTCTCATTTTCCTTTCTGCCTCTCAGGTTGGGTTTTTATTATATGCAAAGGGGGAAAAAGGCTGGTttatatctatttatttatttatttatttactcatcttgCTATTTAGGAAAATATTTAATAGTTCTACCGAGTTGGATTTCATAAATATCGAAATATTAATGTCACATACTCACCCCGAGATGCACTACAATTGCTGTATAGAtacacttagggcatctccagcggcgcgacgtattttagcgtccgcgcgcgtccgtttgcgtcggtcgaaatggtcgaaatcgaccgcgcgtccgtttgcgtcgggggtggctccagcggcatgaCGTTTTTTTTGGCCGAATTATTTTTTTAAtacatgaaacataatttacatagttaaaacatgaaaaacaaacctaacgcctactgctgctcctcgtcgctgtcgagcacgatgagctccggtatcacccacgtccagttgccatccgggggagcgtacaCCGGGCGCGCCtgcggtgctggaggtggaggaggcgcccagggctgcggcggtggaggcgcccagagctgcggctgtggcggcggtggaggcgccaggggtatggttgtggcggcggtggaggaggctcccagggctgcggctgtggcggcggcggaggctcccagagctgcggctgtggcggcggtgcccAGGGCTGCGGTTGTGGCGCCGCCGAGTCTTGTAGTGCCagtcgaagggcttcatcctccgacaggcccggcggcatgacgcCGGTGGCGTACCGGGGCTGCGGCTGCTGCACAGGCGTGTCGTTCTCGGAGACGGGGATACCGAGCTttgccatctcgtcgtccgtcatgttctccgggaactcGAAAACACGGC encodes:
- the LOC127302732 gene encoding uncharacterized protein, whose translation is MALAPAPVPKIKGALAAEAFTACELEVAEQLIQLSESSASSGTPGGAQRAPVGSGGSYSSRSVDAPPAPAPAPAVALGGCVDWEEDEEHEVAGRQRRVRRYRLIVEIYAVTEETGGRTGRKNKKK